From the genome of Haloterrigena sp. KLK7, one region includes:
- a CDS encoding BCCT family transporter, whose translation MSDAEKGAVDTFLEEIDPIVFAFGALLTVGVIAAFFISPSTVESGISSLNDSMLGAFNWALLLIVFLIVVFLLFLIVGPWGSIRLGDESPEYSFLSFFAMLYSAGFAAGVVFWGPTEALFYYDSPSPLFGGVEGGSAEAMTVAVQQTLFHWALPQLAVFTIMGIAIGYFAYNYENVPLRVSSALTPILGAENLDGPTAKVVDILAVFATIGGVATSLGFIGSQFVTGLDYQWGISMGNIGILAVVTFMTLLFTTSMVLGVDKGIRRLSNFNMILFVVLMFGTFIVGPTLFLILLGTQAFGGMISDFVSMSLFTGAGPMGAGDPAATEWMNAWTVFYWAWALSWSPFAGLFIARISKGRTVREVAFTGIVATSGATIPWFTFVGGTAVWAQHNGVADFSAVIAGEAGAEVSGFILFEALQFTLNVGGSSMTIPVGTALMYMFLVLVTTFFVTSADSSTLAVSMMTTGGKARPSNINRIFWGVVLGMTAAILMILGGTGSANTLQQAAIITGTPFAFVCFLAMCSLIKDFGSNYGRVLLQDETVLIGSSRKPETESPSGPGGAVETDDD comes from the coding sequence ATGAGCGACGCCGAGAAGGGAGCGGTCGACACGTTCCTCGAGGAGATCGATCCGATCGTCTTCGCGTTCGGGGCGCTGTTGACCGTCGGCGTGATCGCAGCGTTCTTCATCAGTCCCAGTACGGTCGAGAGCGGCATTTCCTCGCTGAACGATTCGATGCTCGGTGCGTTCAACTGGGCGCTGCTGCTGATCGTCTTCCTGATCGTCGTGTTCCTGTTGTTCCTGATCGTCGGCCCGTGGGGATCGATCAGGTTAGGCGACGAGTCGCCGGAGTACAGCTTCCTGTCGTTCTTCGCGATGCTGTACTCGGCGGGGTTCGCGGCGGGCGTCGTGTTCTGGGGGCCGACCGAAGCGCTGTTCTACTACGATAGCCCCTCGCCGCTGTTCGGCGGCGTCGAGGGCGGTTCGGCCGAAGCGATGACCGTCGCCGTCCAGCAGACGCTGTTCCACTGGGCGCTCCCGCAGCTCGCGGTGTTCACGATCATGGGGATCGCGATCGGCTACTTCGCGTACAACTACGAGAACGTCCCGCTTCGGGTGTCTTCGGCGCTGACGCCGATCCTCGGTGCGGAGAACCTCGACGGACCGACCGCGAAGGTCGTCGACATCCTCGCGGTGTTCGCGACGATCGGCGGCGTGGCGACCTCGCTGGGCTTCATCGGGAGCCAGTTCGTCACCGGGCTGGACTACCAGTGGGGTATCAGCATGGGGAACATCGGGATCCTCGCCGTGGTGACCTTCATGACGCTGCTGTTTACGACCTCGATGGTACTCGGGGTGGACAAGGGGATCCGGCGACTCTCGAACTTCAACATGATCCTCTTCGTCGTCCTCATGTTTGGGACGTTCATCGTCGGGCCGACGCTGTTCCTGATCCTGCTCGGTACGCAGGCGTTCGGCGGGATGATCAGCGACTTCGTTTCGATGAGCCTCTTCACCGGGGCCGGACCGATGGGTGCGGGAGACCCGGCGGCCACGGAGTGGATGAACGCCTGGACCGTCTTCTACTGGGCGTGGGCGCTCTCGTGGTCGCCGTTCGCGGGCCTGTTCATCGCCCGCATCTCCAAAGGTCGAACCGTCCGCGAAGTCGCCTTCACTGGAATCGTCGCGACCTCCGGGGCCACGATTCCGTGGTTCACGTTCGTCGGCGGCACCGCCGTCTGGGCCCAGCATAACGGCGTCGCGGACTTCAGTGCGGTGATCGCCGGCGAGGCCGGTGCGGAGGTCTCCGGCTTCATCCTCTTCGAGGCGTTGCAGTTCACGCTGAACGTCGGCGGTTCCTCGATGACGATTCCCGTCGGAACCGCGTTGATGTACATGTTCTTGGTCCTCGTGACGACGTTCTTCGTCACGTCCGCGGACTCCTCGACGCTGGCCGTCTCGATGATGACGACCGGCGGGAAGGCCAGACCCTCGAACATCAACCGGATCTTCTGGGGCGTCGTCCTCGGGATGACCGCGGCGATCCTGATGATCCTCGGCGGGACCGGCAGCGCGAACACGCTCCAACAGGCGGCAATCATCACCGGAACGCCCTTCGCCTTCGTCTGCTTCCTCGCGATGTGCTCGCTGATCAAGGACTTCGGATCGAACTACGGTCGAGTCCTCCTGCAGGACGAAACCGTCCTCATCGGCTCGAGCAGGAAGCCGGAAACGGAATCGCCGTCCGGTCCCGGCGGCGCCGTCGAAACGGACGACGACTGA